CTGTTGAGCACCAGCGAGTCCGATCTGGGCGGGTTCAAGGAGATCATCTTCACCATCGAGGGACAGCAGGTCTTCAGCAGGCTGAAGTTCGAGAGCGGCGTCCACCGGGTGCAGCGGGTGCCGGAGACCGAGGCCCAGGGCAGGATCCATACTTCCGCGGCGACGGTGGCGATCATGCCCGAGGCCGAAGAGGTCGAGGTGGAGATCGGCCCCAACGATCTGCGGATCGATGTCTTCCGGGCCGGCGGCCACGGCGGCCAGTGCGTCAACACCACCGATTCGGCGGTGCGCATTACCCATCTGCCCACCGGCTTGGTCGTCACCTGCCAGGACGAGAAGTCCCAGCTGAAGAACAAGGAGAAAGCCATGAAGGTACTCCGGGCCCGCTTGCTCGACAAGTTCCAGTCGGAGCAGCACGCCGAGATGGCCGAGGCCCGCCGCAATATGGTCGGCTCCGGCGACCGCAGCGAACGGATCCGGACCTATAATTTCCCTCAAAACCGGCTGACCGATCACCGGATCAACCTGACCCTGTATCACCTGGACTCGATCATCGAGGGCAACCTGGACGAGGTGATCGAGCCGTTGATCACCGCGGATCAGGCGGAACGGTTGAAAAATGTCGACCAGCAATAACCTGACCATCGGCGCCATCATCGCCAGGACCGTCCCCTTCCTGGCCGAGAAACACTTGCCCAATCCCAGGCTGGAGGCGGATCTGATGCTGGCGCACGTCTTGGATCTGCCCCGGGTGAAGCTCTATTCGGAGTGGGACCGGCCGCTGGAACCGGCCGAGATCCAACGCTACCGGGAGATTCTGGTCCAGCGGGTGCAGGGTTGGCCCCTGGCATACTTAACCGGACAAAAATCCTTTTTGAGTTGGGATTTCAAAGTCACGCCGGCGGTGCTGATCCCGCGGCCCGAGACCGAACTGCTGGTGGAGACGGTGGTTGACGCCCTGAAGGGGCGGGACGGGGTCTGCGGCGCGGATGTCGGAACCGGGAGCGGGATCA
This Hydrogenispora ethanolica DNA region includes the following protein-coding sequences:
- the prfA gene encoding peptide chain release factor 1, which codes for MLDKIAAIEEKYHELSNQLSDPAVIADQPLFQKLARAHAAISELVETYQEYKRVAADLETAAEMLREEQGEAAEMLRAEIADLEATAARLSGRLRILLLPRDPNDEKNAIIEIRAGTGGEEAALFAGDLFRMYTRYAESKGWRTELLSTSESDLGGFKEIIFTIEGQQVFSRLKFESGVHRVQRVPETEAQGRIHTSAATVAIMPEAEEVEVEIGPNDLRIDVFRAGGHGGQCVNTTDSAVRITHLPTGLVVTCQDEKSQLKNKEKAMKVLRARLLDKFQSEQHAEMAEARRNMVGSGDRSERIRTYNFPQNRLTDHRINLTLYHLDSIIEGNLDEVIEPLITADQAERLKNVDQQ